In the Mya arenaria isolate MELC-2E11 chromosome 11, ASM2691426v1 genome, one interval contains:
- the LOC128208847 gene encoding octopamine receptor-like translates to MSGRGFDSQVYAVVWIVLYIVIMIPTIFGNILILTSVRRFRALRSNMHILIANLAVSDLIVGAVLVPLTLVGYFTGLKERNKYYCLTDIGVFVISLGSSCYNLLLISVERFIAIMFPLKSKVILTRKRLIALIVFGWIDVTIVATLPLFGITNYSDGSHCRLRKTWPRLYRSMTDSQMLIILALNCICYTGVACVALKKSRVSMPATANMNTNVRKDFSHVLTMVIVLGLFILCWLPYVLIGGILLFKSTPRLEFAQNCSVALGLLNSAMNWMIYGYRNKEFHRGFRRILKLKKIPVPQGRSLRSYEVSVVNRNGMGRI, encoded by the coding sequence ATGTCTGGCAGAGGCTTCGATTCTCAAGTGTATGCTGTTGTATGGATTGTATTGTATATCGTGATCATGATACCAACAATCTTTGGAAACATTTTGATACTGACAAGTGTGCGAAGATTTCGTGCACTGCGTTCTAATATGCACATACTTATTGCCAATCTCGCTGTGTCGGACCTAATCGTAGGTGCTGTGCTCGTGCCATTAACGTTAGTGGGTTATTTTACTGGTTTGAAAGAAAGGAACAAGTACTATTGCCTTACGGACATTGGCGTTTTTGTCATCAGTTTGGGTTCATCTTGTTATAATCTACTATTGATATCTGTAGAGCGATTTATTGCCATCATGTTCCCATTAAAATCGAAGGTTATTCTAACTAGGAAGAGACTGATAGCGCTAATTGTTTTTGGCTGGATTGATGTTACCATTGTTGCGACTTTGCCACTTTTTGGAATTACCAACTACAGTGATGGAAGTCACTGTAGACTTAGAAAAACCTGGCCAAGGCTATACCGCTCCATGACAGACAGCCAAATGCTTATAATATTAGCACTGAACTGCATCTGTTACACTGGTGTAGCTTGTGTCGCATTGAAAAAATCAAGGGTTTCAATGCCAGCTACAGCTAATATGAATACCAATGTCAGAAAGGATTTCAGCCATGTTTTAACCATGGTTATTGTGCTTGGATTATTTATCTTATGTTGGCTTCCATATGTTCTAATTGGCggtattttactttttaaaagcaCGCCAAGATTGGAGTTTGCGCAAAATTGTTCCGTTGCCCTTGGTCTCTTAAATTCTGCCATGAACTGGATGATATATGGGTACAGAAATAAAGAATTCCACAGAGGTTTCAGAAGGATTTTGAAGCTAAAGAAAATACCTGTACCGCAAGGCCGATCCCTTCGTTCGTACGAGGTTTCTGTGGTGAATCGAAATGGAATGGGCAGAATCTGA